ATAAAAGGGTATAAACTTGTTTGCCGGTTAGCCATTCTATCCATTTCAAACATAACCCAAGGATACTCCCGCTTAAAATGCCAATACTTATTCCTAATCGGATCACCTTACCAATCCTCCTCTGTCTTTTTCGACTCATATAGTTTAAAGTTACCGGTAGCTATGCGTTCTTTTGTTCGTTTTTCAATCCGTTCAGAACATTCATTGCACATATATGTATGGATAGGACGGTTGCGCAGTCGTTTTGCCACGAGCGTTTCATCCTCAATTGTTTCAATTTTATCGCACATGACACATTGTACTCTCATTTCTATCACCTCAACTTCTCTATACATCATTCTAGCCGAAAATTCTTGTTTTATAAAGTTTTTTTGCGGTGCTATCTCTCAGTAGAAAAGGAACGATAGGAAAACATTCCTAAAGAAGCAGGTAATTTTGCTTGTTAGCTCGAAGATAGTAACTAGTAAGTACATAAACAGTAGGAGGGATGAAAATGGCCAACGAAGTCGAGACTCAATTAGTAGATGCATTATACGATGAGCTACAGACAGAGAGATTTGCAACCATTTCAACTATTGATTTTGAAACAAACGGTCCAAATGTTAGTGCCATTTCGTGGTTAGTAGCTCCGACTAAGCAAAAAATTCGATTTGCCGTAGATGTCAAATCGAGGATTGTAGAAAACATTAAACATACGAATAAAGCAGTGGTAAATATTCTTGCCAATGAATCATGCTACTCAATCAGTGGAATAGCTGAGGTATTGCAAGAAAAGTTAGAAGGAGTAGCTTTAAAGCTGACGCTAATTGAACTAGATATTAATGAAGTAAGAGATGTCATGTTCTATGGTTCTAAGATTTCAGTAAATCCTTCATATGAAAAGACCTATGATCCAGTAGCAGCCGCTAAACTCGATAAGCAAGTAATTGAAGCGATAAAAAAAGCTTAGCAGCAGCCTGCCGCTAAGCGACTTTCTTATTCATTTTTTTGAAGATGATTATTAGATTGTTTTTCCTGCTCATTCTTTAAGTTTTGCTCTTGTTTATTATTTAATTTTTGATTGTTTGTATCTGTTGAACTAGGATTTCTGCGGATTTCTTCTGCAAATTCAGGCATCACTCGGTTCACAATGGCTGCTAATTCATCTAAAAATCCTGTAACCGGCCGACCCTTACGAATTTCATTTCCAATTTGTTTTAGCCGAGCGACCGTATCAGGATCTGCAATAACAACAGAATTAGCGCCGTACGGATCAGCTTTCAGACCTTCGGCAACTGTATATTTGATTGAACTTACTTCTGAACGATCAATATCTTTGCCGACGTCAATGCCTACGATTGCATACTTACCAAGCACAATGGCAGTAGCATCGTTTACATTCGGAACGCTTGAAGCCAGTTCAACTAAATGCGCTGATATTTCATTAGCAGTTCGCTTGTGAGAGCGTTCAGGAGATGAATTTTTGACCTGTACAATTCGATCTGTTTTTTGCCCTTCTTCAACGTCTGCTTGGTTATTGTTGCAGCCAGTTAGTGTAATAAAACATAAGCTAATGGATAGAAAAAATTTGTTCATGTGGGAGACTCCTCCTTATGAATGACTCATTTTTTGTAGTAATTTGTATTTAGTTTCTAATAGTTCTTCTATCTTTATGCACGTGTTCATATATTTAAAGAAAATGGTCCGTCCATTTAAGGTCACTTCACATATGTGCGTTACATAGTATATAAATGGATGGGTGCCTTGTTTCACTCCTTACAGGAAAAACAATCGGAGTAGGAGGCTGAATTATTGGGAAAAATTTATGTATTAGATACGAATGTTTTATTACAAGATCCGCATTCAATTTTTTCATTTGATGATAACGAAGTAGTGATTCCGGCCGTTGTACTAGAAGAAGTTGATTCGAAAAAAAGAAACATGGATGAAGTCGGACGAAATGCAAGGCAGGTATCTAAACTCATTGATAACTTGAGACAGCATGGAAAGTTATATGAGAAAATCCCTTTAGAAAATGGGGGCCATTTGCGAATTGAACTCAATCATCGCTCTTTTCAACAGCTTCAAGAAATCTTTGTGGAAAAAACAAATGATAATCGAATTTTAGCTGTTGCTAAAAATCTATCCCTTGAAGAGGAAACAAAAGAAGATGGACGTGAAGTGATACTAGTGAGTAAAGATGTGTTGGTACGTGTGAAGGCTGACGCAATCGGTTTAAAGGCAGAAGATTTTTTAAGTGATCGAGTAGTGGAATTCAATAGTATTTATACAGGCTTTTCAGAAGTCTATATTGCAAAAGAACTGCTGAGTCAATTTTACGAAAAAGGGGAGTTGCTAACGTCGCAAATTGCGAACCACTCCTTTTTTGCAAATCAATTCTTAGTCATGAAAGATGCATTTGGAGGATCTGGATCAGCCATCGGCATTGTCGATCAAACAACAACGAAAGTAAAAAAGCTTTTATTTGAATATGATCATATCTGGGGAATCAAACCTCGAAATGTTCAGCAAATTATGGCTTTAGAACTTCTTCTTAGAGACGACGTTCAACTGGTTACGTTAATTGGAAAGGCGGGTACGGGTAAAACGCTGCTTGCTTTAGCTTCAGGACTTATGCAGACGGAAGATTTAGGATGTTTTAAAAAGCTACTTGTAGCTCGTCCAATTGTTCCTTTAGGGAAAGATATTGGATTCTTACCAGGAGAAAAGCAAGAGAAGCTTCGTCCATGGATGCAACCAATTTATGATAACCTAGAGTACTTATTCAACACTAAAAAACCTGGAGAACTGGATGCGATTCTAGCGGGGCTCAGTTCAATAGAAGTGGAAGCCTTGACATATATAAGAGGCCGAAGCATTCCGGAGCAGTTCATTATTATTGATGAAGCGCAAAATTTAACGAAACATGAAATTAAAACAATTTTAACAAGGGTAGGAGAAAAAAGTAAAATTGTGCTTATGGGAGATCCAGCTCAAATTGATCATCCTTATTTAGATGAGTATAACAACGGATTAACGTACGTAGTTGAAAAGTTTAAAGAGCAAAAAGTATCAGGCCACGTTCGGTTAATCAAAGGAGAACGCTCTGGGCTAGCACAATTAGCAGCTGATATTCTTTAAAAAAAGTGGGGTTTCTTTTGGAACCCCACTTTTTTTATTATGTAACGATGATTTCTTCCACATATTTAATAGGGTTATTTCGGTTAGAGCCGTCTGGTAAATAGACATAGATAGGCCCATCTTCTCTAAGAGGCTTTCCGTCTTGGCTGAAACCAAAGATTAGTTTTTGCGCTTCTTCTAATGAAAAAGAAATCAGCGCGTCTTTTGTTTTAAATGAAACGTTGGTAGCTTCTTCAGTAGGTGAAGCGTTTGCTAGAAAAGGTGCAAATAAAATGCCAAATGTCCCATTTACTAGCTCCTGTTTTTTGAATTTCTTTTCGGTTTTTAACGTAGGAGGAAAGACGGCTCCTTCTTGAATTTCACGGTCCCAGTGCTTCGAAACAGCCTTTGTGTACGCTTCTGTTTCGTCTTTTTGCTCCGGTGGATGTTCAAAAAAAACGTCCATATCGAGCTTGCGGTCATCGAAAATCCACACGCTTGGGTCGAGTGTCAGCGTATATTTTACTTTTCCTTTTAACATAATAATTGAATTCATAATAAATGCCCCCTTGCTAAAAGTATAAGCGCTTTCTACTTATTTGTCACTTTGATGAAAAAATTTAGTTGAGAGTGATTCTCGTATGATATAATGTAAAAGTCAACGAAAGTGCGAAATTTCCTACATCTATGGTAATGGTTTTGAGAAAGTAACAGTATAAAAAAGACGGCCAGCCTCAAGGACATGTTTATCCTTGCTTTTTTGGAGCATAGCCTTTAAAATTGAGAGATAGATTAGGTAATCGCTCGCGAACGGAGGGATTGAGTTTGACGCCTGAGACAATGATAGATCATCGTGAAAAAGCGTATGCGTTGTTAAAAGCTGATGCAGATAAGATTTTGCAATTAATTCAAGTTCAAATGGATAACTTAACAATGCCACAATGTCCTCTTTATGAAGAGGTTTTAGATACACAAATGTTTGGTTTATCAAGAGAAATTGATTTTGCAGTTCGTCTTGGTTTAATTGATGAACGTGTTGGAAAAACATTGCTAGACCGCCTCGAGCGTGAACTTTCTGCACTGCATGAAGCGTTTACAAAAAAATAAAAATCACGCGATCGAAACTCAAACTATATACAAACGTAGTTTGAGTTTTTTATTACAGGTGGTTGAAATTTCCTGATTTACTCAAATTTGTACATAAAAGATGAAACGAAACAGAAACACGTCATTTTTAAAGGAAGAGGGTTATGGTAAAAAAAATATTTAGGCATTTTGACTATTCAATTGTGATTCCAGTGCTGCTTCTTTGTGCGGTTGGACTAGTTATGGTTTACAGTTCAAGTATGATTGTAAGTATTACAAGATATCATACGTCAAGTGATTTCTTTTACAACAGACAAAAAATGTGGCTTGCTTTTACGCTTGTATTGTTCATTTTAACAATGCTAACACCTTACAAGCTGTATCCTAAAATACTGCCTTATGCGATTCTGGGCATTTTTGTACTGCTTTTGCTTGTGTTTGTAATGGGGCATACGAGTAACAATGCGCAAAGTTGGTTGCAGCTTGGCGGGGCAAACATGCAGCCGGCTGAGTATGCCAAGCTTGTTG
This sequence is a window from Priestia aryabhattai. Protein-coding genes within it:
- a CDS encoding YlaI family protein, with the protein product MRVQCVMCDKIETIEDETLVAKRLRNRPIHTYMCNECSERIEKRTKERIATGNFKLYESKKTEEDW
- a CDS encoding pyridoxamine 5'-phosphate oxidase family protein is translated as MANEVETQLVDALYDELQTERFATISTIDFETNGPNVSAISWLVAPTKQKIRFAVDVKSRIVENIKHTNKAVVNILANESCYSISGIAEVLQEKLEGVALKLTLIELDINEVRDVMFYGSKISVNPSYEKTYDPVAAAKLDKQVIEAIKKA
- a CDS encoding YhcN/YlaJ family sporulation lipoprotein → MNKFFLSISLCFITLTGCNNNQADVEEGQKTDRIVQVKNSSPERSHKRTANEISAHLVELASSVPNVNDATAIVLGKYAIVGIDVGKDIDRSEVSSIKYTVAEGLKADPYGANSVVIADPDTVARLKQIGNEIRKGRPVTGFLDELAAIVNRVMPEFAEEIRRNPSSTDTNNQKLNNKQEQNLKNEQEKQSNNHLQKNE
- a CDS encoding PhoH family protein — translated: MGKIYVLDTNVLLQDPHSIFSFDDNEVVIPAVVLEEVDSKKRNMDEVGRNARQVSKLIDNLRQHGKLYEKIPLENGGHLRIELNHRSFQQLQEIFVEKTNDNRILAVAKNLSLEEETKEDGREVILVSKDVLVRVKADAIGLKAEDFLSDRVVEFNSIYTGFSEVYIAKELLSQFYEKGELLTSQIANHSFFANQFLVMKDAFGGSGSAIGIVDQTTTKVKKLLFEYDHIWGIKPRNVQQIMALELLLRDDVQLVTLIGKAGTGKTLLALASGLMQTEDLGCFKKLLVARPIVPLGKDIGFLPGEKQEKLRPWMQPIYDNLEYLFNTKKPGELDAILAGLSSIEVEALTYIRGRSIPEQFIIIDEAQNLTKHEIKTILTRVGEKSKIVLMGDPAQIDHPYLDEYNNGLTYVVEKFKEQKVSGHVRLIKGERSGLAQLAADIL
- a CDS encoding YlaN family protein; translated protein: MIDHREKAYALLKADADKILQLIQVQMDNLTMPQCPLYEEVLDTQMFGLSREIDFAVRLGLIDERVGKTLLDRLERELSALHEAFTKK